Within Candidatus Zixiibacteriota bacterium, the genomic segment CCTCACCTGGCAGTTTTGCCTGAGCGTCGGTGAGAAAAATACCAAATCCCATAAGAAAGACTGTAATTGTCCAGACAAGCCTCTTCATCCTTGCTCCTTTTTTGAAATCGGTTAAATAGTAGCGTCGGGTTTTATGCCCGACGCATCTATTTAACCCAAGAGGGTTGCACTACGAAGATATACGAAAACTGACGAAGGAATCGAGCTCTTACTCCTCCGAAAGTTAGGGCAGGAGTTCAACTCCTGCCCCAACCTCTCTGAGCTTCTGTTTAATTCATCTCACATCTTACGTCTTACTCGAATCTACTCTTTCTTCTCCGTACCTTCTTGCAGTTTCTTTATAAAGGGAGTGAAAAGGTCAATCGGCACCGGGAAAAGGATAGTGGAGTTCTTTTCTGTTGCTATCTCAGTTAAAGTCTGCAGAAATCTCAGCTGTATGCCAGTCGGAGTTTTGCCGATTATACCGGCGGCCAGGGCTAATTTCTCCGCGGCCTGGTATTCACCTTCAGCATGAATAATCTTAGCCCTTCTCTCCCTTTCCGCCTCTGCCTGTCTGGCAATTGCCCTCTGCATCTCCTGAGGCAGATCAACGTTCTTCACCTCTACCACTGAAACTTTAATCCCCCAGGGCTCGGTCTGTTCATCGATTATCTTTTGCAATTGTTGATTAATCTTCTCCCGGCCAGATAAGAGGTCATCTAACTCCACCTGTCCTAAAACACTCCTTAAAGTAGTCTGGGAGATCATCGAGGTAGCATAAAGGAAATCTTCCACCTCCACAATAGCTTTGCTGGCGTCTATCACCCGAAAATAGATTACTGCATTAACCTTAACCGTCACATTATCCCGGGTGATTACATCCTGAGGTGGCACATCCATAGTCACCACTCTCAAACTGACCTTAACCATCCGGTCAACTATCGGTATCAGCAAGATCAGACCTGGACCTCTGGTGCCCATCAATCTTCCCAATCTGAAAATTATCCCTCTTTCGTACTCTCTTAAGATCCTGATAGCATTGGCTAAGATGAAAAGCGCGATGATGATCAGGGTCAAAATTCCTGCACCTGCCATAGCTCCTCCTTTAAAGTTTAAAAGGTTTAAAAGTTTAAAAGTTTAAACTTCTAAACTTCATGTTTTGGTTACTTTTAGTACTAAGTTTTCTATCCCTATAACTTTCACCTTCTCCCCTTTTTCTACGCCGCCGCTCTGCGGGTCACATTCTGCTTTCCATAGCTCACCTCGAACGAAAACGTATCCCTCAGGCTTGAGCTCTGTCCTGGCTTGACCGATTTTCCCGATCATACCCTTATCCCCAGTAGTCACCTTCTTCATCTGAGCTTTTAACCCCATTCCGATGGCGAAGATGAAAAATAGAGCAGTCCCCAGAGTCACGGTCACAACTACCACCAGTGAAACACGCATATAAGGTTCAGGCGAATTTATCAGCATCAGAGAACCTAAAATCATAGAGATTATACCTCCTATGGTTAAAAGCCCGTGGCTCACCACCTTCACCTCGGCGATAAAAAGGATTATTGCGAGGATCATCAGTAGTATGCCGGCGTAATTGATCGGTAGTGCCTGGAAAGCAAAAATCGCCAGGATCAGGCAGATTCCACCAACTACTCCAGGCAGAATCGAACCCGGATTGGAAAGCTCAAAGAAAAGCCCCCACATCGCCAAAGTGAAAAGAATATAAGCAATAGTCGGGTTGGCTATAATCTGCAGGATGTTATCCCACCAGCCGATGTTTATCTTTTGAACCAGCGCATTTTTAGTATTCAGCACCTTCTCGCCTGAGGGCAATTCGACTTTTCTTCCATCGATTTTATCCAGCAGATCCCTGACATTATTGGCTACCAGGTCGATTACGCTGTCTTTCAATGCCTCATATTCGGTTATGGACACGCTCTTGCGAACAGATTGCTCTGCCCAGTTGGCATTTCTGCCTCTTTTGGTGGCAATACTTTTAATATAGGCAACCGCATCATTGGTAACCTTCTCCTGCATAGTCGAATCTATCTGCCCGCCAATGCTGACCGGATGAGCCGCTCCAATATTTGTTCCAGGAGCCATAGCCGCAATATGGGCGGCTAAAGTTATAAAAACCCCGGCTGAGGCAGCCCTGGATCCGGATGGAGCCACATAGATTACCACTGGCACCTCGGCGTTTAAAATATCCCTGGTTATCTGGCGCATCGATTCATCCAGACCTCCCGGGGTATTCAATTCTATTACTAAGGCCTCCGAACCATCATCTGATGCTGATTTAATTGCATTGGTGATGATTCTGGCAGTGATTGGACCAATCGCCCCGTCGATATTAACCAGGTCTATCCTTTTACTGGCGGAGAAAAGTAAGCCGGCAAAAGAGAACAAAATAATTAATAGGTATACAACGGCTCTTTTTTTCATAAAAATCCCTCTGGAAAAAATAATGACTGAGCTTAAAATATCTAAATCTTTGAAAAAAGCAACAAAAAATTGTTTCTCCCTCTTGAAATATGTAGGGGCACGGCGCGCTAT encodes:
- a CDS encoding slipin family protein, with protein sequence MAGAGILTLIIIALFILANAIRILREYERGIIFRLGRLMGTRGPGLILLIPIVDRMVKVSLRVVTMDVPPQDVITRDNVTVKVNAVIYFRVIDASKAIVEVEDFLYATSMISQTTLRSVLGQVELDDLLSGREKINQQLQKIIDEQTEPWGIKVSVVEVKNVDLPQEMQRAIARQAEAERERRAKIIHAEGEYQAAEKLALAAGIIGKTPTGIQLRFLQTLTEIATEKNSTILFPVPIDLFTPFIKKLQEGTEKKE
- a CDS encoding nodulation protein NfeD yields the protein MKKRAVVYLLIILFSFAGLLFSASKRIDLVNIDGAIGPITARIITNAIKSASDDGSEALVIELNTPGGLDESMRQITRDILNAEVPVVIYVAPSGSRAASAGVFITLAAHIAAMAPGTNIGAAHPVSIGGQIDSTMQEKVTNDAVAYIKSIATKRGRNANWAEQSVRKSVSITEYEALKDSVIDLVANNVRDLLDKIDGRKVELPSGEKVLNTKNALVQKINIGWWDNILQIIANPTIAYILFTLAMWGLFFELSNPGSILPGVVGGICLILAIFAFQALPINYAGILLMILAIILFIAEVKVVSHGLLTIGGIISMILGSLMLINSPEPYMRVSLVVVVTVTLGTALFFIFAIGMGLKAQMKKVTTGDKGMIGKIGQARTELKPEGYVFVRGELWKAECDPQSGGVEKGEKVKVIGIENLVLKVTKT